The following coding sequences lie in one Kribbella sp. NBC_00709 genomic window:
- a CDS encoding YciI family protein — MLLIYSNPESWASLSAEQREGLTTAHETLTRELTEQGLLVSAAGLADPITTRTVQVRDETTTTTDGPYAEAKEHLAGFYLVECDDIDQAIGYAARMPDAEYVAVEVRPVMDASGLEM, encoded by the coding sequence ATGCTGCTGATCTACAGCAACCCCGAGAGCTGGGCGAGCCTGTCCGCCGAGCAACGCGAAGGGCTGACCACTGCGCACGAGACGCTGACGCGAGAGCTGACCGAGCAGGGGCTACTGGTCAGCGCGGCCGGTCTGGCCGACCCGATCACCACGCGGACCGTGCAGGTGCGTGACGAGACCACGACCACCACGGACGGGCCGTACGCCGAGGCGAAGGAGCACCTGGCCGGGTTCTACCTCGTGGAGTGCGACGACATCGACCAGGCGATCGGGTACGCGGCCCGGATGCCGGACGCGGAGTACGTCGCGGTGGAGGTGCGACCCGTGATGGATGCGTCTGGGTTAGAGATGTGA
- a CDS encoding DUF4240 domain-containing protein, which yields MDRDGFWGLVEDARASVDDTVADPDGVADALTKVLGAAEAEEIAGFGVELARLQVESYRWDLWAAAYLINSGASEDGFDSFRGWLIAQGREVWDAALAGPDSLADVVDEDRPEGFEGFDGEGMLHVGSHAYKNVTGDEAAYWKAVDADAPDTPDLPVGKEIDFDDEDDLVTHLPRLAALYLDS from the coding sequence GTGGACAGGGATGGGTTCTGGGGTCTTGTCGAGGATGCTCGGGCCTCGGTGGATGACACCGTGGCTGATCCGGACGGGGTTGCGGACGCGTTGACCAAGGTTCTGGGCGCGGCGGAGGCCGAGGAGATCGCCGGGTTCGGGGTCGAGCTCGCGCGGTTGCAGGTCGAGTCGTACCGGTGGGATCTGTGGGCGGCGGCGTACCTGATCAACTCCGGTGCTTCGGAGGACGGGTTCGATTCGTTCCGGGGGTGGTTGATCGCCCAGGGGCGCGAGGTGTGGGACGCCGCGCTGGCGGGCCCGGACTCGCTCGCGGACGTGGTCGACGAGGACCGGCCGGAGGGGTTCGAAGGGTTCGACGGCGAAGGGATGCTGCACGTCGGCAGTCACGCGTACAAGAACGTGACCGGCGACGAGGCGGCGTACTGGAAGGCCGTCGACGCGGACGCCCCGGACACACCCGACCTACCGGTCGGCAAGGAGATCGACTTCGACGACGAGGACGATCTGGTCACGCACCTGCCCCGACTGGCAGCGCTGTACCTCGACAGCTGA
- a CDS encoding alpha/beta fold hydrolase — protein sequence MSTVTSADGTTIAFDAYGEGRPLILIDGATAHRAVNPANAEVGQLLSDEFRTYVYDRRGRGQSTDTAPYAIEREIEDIAALIEDAGRPAILFGWSSGCLLALDAAAAGLPIAGLVLFEPPVVVDDVRPPLPSDYVEQLDAFVAEGRRDQAAELFMTAAAGLPAEAIPGMKQSPYWAPVEEIAHTIAYDGRIMGTTMSGNPLPTDRWSTVKLPVLVLHGDKTWPALSSGAQAIATHLPTATLQPIPGENHSTAPDTLAPVLRTFANEAVK from the coding sequence ATGAGCACCGTGACATCGGCCGACGGCACCACGATCGCGTTCGACGCGTACGGCGAAGGCCGGCCGCTGATCCTGATCGACGGCGCCACCGCGCACCGGGCCGTCAACCCCGCGAACGCGGAGGTCGGACAGCTGCTGAGCGACGAGTTCCGGACGTACGTGTACGACCGGCGCGGGCGCGGCCAGAGCACCGACACCGCGCCGTACGCCATCGAGCGGGAGATCGAGGACATCGCCGCGCTGATCGAGGACGCCGGTCGGCCTGCCATCCTGTTCGGCTGGTCGTCCGGCTGCCTGCTCGCCCTGGACGCCGCCGCGGCCGGCCTGCCGATCGCCGGACTGGTCCTCTTCGAGCCGCCGGTCGTGGTCGACGACGTCCGCCCGCCGTTGCCGTCCGACTACGTCGAGCAACTCGACGCCTTCGTCGCCGAGGGCCGCCGCGACCAGGCCGCCGAACTCTTCATGACCGCCGCCGCCGGCCTACCGGCAGAGGCCATCCCCGGAATGAAGCAGTCCCCCTACTGGGCCCCCGTCGAAGAGATCGCCCACACCATCGCCTACGACGGCCGCATCATGGGCACCACCATGTCCGGCAACCCACTCCCCACGGACCGCTGGTCCACCGTCAAGCTCCCCGTCCTCGTCCTCCACGGCGACAAAACCTGGCCCGCCCTCTCATCCGGCGCCCAAGCCATAGCCACCCACCTCCCCACCGCCACCCTCCAACCCATCCCCGGCGAAAACCACAGCACCGCCCCCGACACCCTGGCCCCAGTCCTCCGGACCTTCGCCAACGAGGCTGTGAAGTAA
- a CDS encoding YciI family protein, with protein MKYVVMIFRSLDRTWTEADQQAVVLLTRLKRELAESGELVSSEGLLPPEEGRIVQIRAGEQVVTDGPFGEAKEQLAGYFLVDADDDRAQAIAAQVSAVVGDRVELRGTLISSGMPDEPR; from the coding sequence ATGAAGTACGTCGTGATGATCTTCCGCAGCCTCGACCGCACGTGGACCGAGGCTGACCAGCAGGCCGTCGTCCTGTTGACGCGGCTCAAGCGGGAGCTTGCCGAGTCCGGTGAGCTGGTCAGCTCGGAGGGCCTGCTGCCGCCCGAGGAAGGACGGATCGTGCAGATCCGCGCTGGCGAGCAGGTCGTCACCGACGGACCGTTCGGCGAAGCGAAGGAGCAGCTCGCCGGGTACTTCCTGGTCGACGCCGACGACGACCGCGCGCAGGCGATCGCGGCGCAGGTCTCGGCCGTGGTCGGCGACCGGGTCGAGCTCCGCGGCACGCTCATCTCATCGGGGATGCCAGACGAACCTCGGTGA
- a CDS encoding FAD-binding oxidoreductase encodes MSTQAIAAVASDVVAALLGAGFNGAVRLPGEVEYDEQRRSVIPSVDSRPLLVAEAYARTDVQAAVRTAREFGVPIAVQATGHGTRVPADGGILLKTTPMTSVLIDPERRIAKVAPGARWGAVLDAARRFGLAPLSGSHRDVGVTGYTLGGGVGWLARKYGFAADSVIRAEVVTADGRTVTASAEHHADLFWAIRGGTGNFGIVTSLEFRLHAVRQVHAGIVYYGIDRAAAILRCYRDWTSTIPNELSTAVVLTRVPGTEQRAVAIKVMYAGAADLAEHLLKPLFATAGQRLAGELQTIEYADAAMGGTPARHLDFLDTLTDEVIDVVTELEDATVEVRHWGGAMANPGPGAGPVGHRQASYSLIIDREVAGLPSSGRTFVNFLGDPGRADTAYDAKDLHRLREVKRAYDPSNFFHLNANIRP; translated from the coding sequence ATGTCTACGCAGGCGATTGCAGCGGTTGCCAGTGACGTTGTGGCGGCACTGTTGGGGGCGGGGTTCAACGGTGCCGTCCGGCTGCCCGGAGAGGTCGAGTACGACGAGCAGCGGCGGTCCGTGATCCCGTCCGTGGACTCGCGGCCGCTGCTGGTCGCCGAGGCGTACGCGCGGACCGACGTACAGGCGGCAGTGCGGACCGCTCGCGAGTTCGGCGTACCTATTGCGGTACAGGCGACCGGGCACGGGACGCGCGTACCGGCGGATGGCGGGATCCTGCTGAAGACGACGCCGATGACGTCGGTGCTGATCGACCCGGAGCGGCGGATCGCGAAGGTCGCGCCTGGCGCTCGCTGGGGCGCTGTGCTCGACGCGGCTCGCCGGTTCGGTCTCGCCCCGTTGTCCGGTTCACACCGGGACGTCGGCGTCACCGGATACACGCTGGGCGGCGGTGTGGGTTGGCTGGCCCGCAAGTACGGGTTCGCGGCCGACAGCGTGATCCGGGCCGAGGTCGTCACCGCGGACGGACGTACCGTCACCGCGAGCGCCGAGCACCACGCGGACCTGTTCTGGGCGATCCGCGGCGGCACCGGCAACTTCGGCATCGTCACCTCGCTCGAGTTCCGCCTGCACGCGGTCCGCCAGGTCCACGCCGGCATCGTGTACTACGGCATCGACCGCGCCGCCGCGATCCTGCGCTGCTACCGCGACTGGACCTCGACGATCCCCAACGAGCTGAGCACCGCGGTCGTCCTGACCCGCGTCCCTGGCACCGAACAGCGCGCCGTCGCGATCAAGGTCATGTACGCCGGTGCCGCTGATCTCGCCGAACACCTGCTCAAGCCGCTGTTCGCAACAGCCGGTCAGCGTCTCGCCGGCGAACTGCAGACGATCGAGTACGCCGACGCCGCGATGGGCGGCACGCCCGCGCGGCACCTCGACTTCCTGGACACGCTGACCGACGAGGTCATCGACGTCGTCACCGAACTCGAGGACGCCACGGTCGAGGTACGGCACTGGGGTGGCGCGATGGCCAACCCCGGACCCGGCGCGGGACCGGTCGGTCACCGGCAGGCGTCGTACTCGCTGATCATCGACCGCGAGGTCGCCGGTCTGCCGAGCTCGGGCCGGACGTTCGTGAACTTCCTCGGCGACCCGGGCCGCGCGGACACGGCGTACGACGCCAAGGACCTGCACCGGCTGCGCGAGGTCAAGCGCGCCTACGACCCCTCGAACTTCTTCCACCTGAACGCGAACATCCGGCCATAA
- a CDS encoding DUF6131 family protein, with product MLILGLILLILGFLLSIPILWTIGIVLLVVGAVLFLLGSTGRAIGGRKHWY from the coding sequence ATGCTCATCCTCGGTTTGATCCTGCTGATTCTGGGATTCTTGCTGAGCATCCCGATCCTGTGGACCATCGGCATTGTGCTGCTGGTGGTCGGAGCAGTGCTGTTCCTGCTCGGATCGACGGGCCGTGCAATCGGCGGCCGCAAGCACTGGTACTGA
- a CDS encoding enoyl-CoA hydratase/isomerase family protein has product MNFRIERGAVARLVIDRVAKRNALTRAMWEALPGLLADLAGDDEVKVLLVTGEGPSFSAGADIRELISGADPADPMAELRAFNLRAQAALREFPKPTIAVVRGHCIGGGLEIAVNCDFRFAARDASFGVTPARIGVVYPPAAIKVLLDLVGPATTKYLLFSGDLLTADEAELKGLVDRVADDPMAAAEAFAATLVSRSQLTIRSAKESVNALLAGVDADAAAVRRYRETIASGELAEGIDAFTQKRSPRFVWHPR; this is encoded by the coding sequence GTGAACTTCCGGATCGAGCGTGGGGCGGTTGCCCGGTTGGTGATCGATCGGGTCGCGAAGCGGAACGCGTTGACCCGGGCGATGTGGGAGGCGCTGCCCGGGTTGCTCGCGGACCTGGCCGGTGACGACGAGGTGAAGGTCCTCCTCGTCACCGGTGAAGGGCCGAGCTTCTCGGCCGGCGCGGACATCCGGGAGCTGATCTCCGGGGCCGACCCGGCCGATCCGATGGCCGAGCTGCGGGCGTTCAACCTGCGGGCGCAAGCGGCGTTGCGGGAGTTCCCGAAGCCGACGATCGCGGTTGTCCGCGGGCACTGCATCGGCGGCGGTCTGGAGATCGCGGTGAACTGCGACTTCCGGTTCGCCGCCCGGGACGCGAGTTTCGGGGTCACGCCGGCCCGGATCGGGGTCGTCTATCCACCGGCCGCGATCAAGGTCCTGCTCGACCTGGTCGGTCCGGCGACGACGAAGTACCTGCTCTTCAGTGGGGACCTGCTGACCGCGGACGAGGCCGAGCTGAAAGGCCTGGTCGACCGCGTGGCCGACGATCCGATGGCGGCGGCCGAGGCGTTCGCGGCCACGTTGGTGTCGCGGTCGCAGCTGACGATCCGCTCGGCCAAGGAGTCGGTGAACGCCCTGCTGGCCGGTGTGGACGCCGATGCGGCAGCGGTACGGCGGTATCGCGAGACGATCGCGTCCGGTGAACTCGCGGAAGGGATCGACGCCTTCACGCAGAAGCGCTCACCGAGGTTCGTCTGGCATCCCCGATGA
- a CDS encoding TetR/AcrR family transcriptional regulator, producing the protein MADVKRNYNAASRRERAQERRRDVVIAAQELFEADGFQATTISAVARRAGVSAESIYKGFGTKAALAKAVFDFVIAGDDEPVPIAQRPGSLAIQDEPDVRRKIRMYVAGLVDRQQRSARVQILIRDGRHGDETLRETWQTLLDERLAGMTMFGRHLLETGDLRPGITLEEVADVLWTYISVELYELLVLLRGWSPERYGDHVATAITTAICPPSV; encoded by the coding sequence ATGGCGGACGTCAAGAGGAACTACAACGCCGCTTCCCGGCGGGAGCGCGCCCAGGAGCGCCGGCGGGACGTCGTGATCGCAGCGCAGGAGCTGTTCGAGGCGGACGGGTTCCAGGCGACGACGATCAGCGCGGTCGCGCGGCGGGCCGGCGTCTCGGCCGAGAGTATCTACAAGGGGTTCGGCACCAAGGCGGCACTGGCCAAGGCGGTGTTCGACTTCGTGATCGCCGGCGACGACGAGCCCGTGCCGATCGCACAACGGCCCGGATCGCTCGCCATCCAGGACGAACCCGACGTACGCCGGAAGATCCGGATGTACGTCGCCGGCCTGGTCGATCGGCAGCAACGCTCGGCGCGCGTGCAGATCCTGATCCGGGACGGCCGCCACGGCGACGAGACCTTGCGAGAGACCTGGCAGACCCTGCTCGACGAGCGCCTGGCCGGGATGACCATGTTCGGCCGCCACCTGCTCGAGACCGGCGATCTCCGCCCCGGGATCACCCTCGAGGAAGTCGCGGACGTGCTGTGGACGTACATCTCCGTCGAGCTCTACGAGCTGCTCGTCCTGCTCCGCGGCTGGAGCCCGGAGCGGTACGGCGACCACGTCGCGACCGCGATCACGACGGCGATCTGCCCACCAAGCGTTTGA
- a CDS encoding MFS transporter encodes MVSHSKRWLALALLCLTGFMIILDASIVLVAVPSIERELTFSTGGVQWVPSGYALMFGGLLLLGGRISDLLGRRRVFMTGLLLFAGSSLLCGFAWSGDALVLARGLQGAAAAVLAPSALSIVMTTFPSGPDRNKALGIWGATSGVGGTAGSLIGGPVTDGLGWQWIFFINVPVCVLVFVLAPMLLLDSRGPGRRGFDVTGAVTVTTALIVLVYAVIEAPESSATGTVVLFALSALLFAVFVLVEKRSAAPLVPLRIFHSRALVGGNLITIAWGLAAFGLNFVYTQYAQLALGASAVRYGLMSAVLAAAAVVASIIGQHLVTRVGTRSVAFVSLLIAGVGTTLMTQLTVGSGYFELAFWGLTIFGAGLGAGTVAGSIASLSDVPGEDSGVASGLQNASFQIGGAVGVAVVSAVATGSMSGTTPTDLTHGYRVAFAAVWFFIAIGLAGCGLLLTRKRALRLEPVAS; translated from the coding sequence ATGGTTTCGCACTCGAAGCGCTGGCTGGCGCTCGCACTGCTCTGTCTGACCGGTTTCATGATCATCCTGGACGCGTCGATCGTGCTGGTCGCCGTGCCGTCGATCGAGCGTGAGCTGACGTTCTCGACCGGCGGGGTGCAGTGGGTGCCCAGCGGGTACGCACTGATGTTCGGCGGCCTCCTGCTGCTCGGCGGCCGGATCTCCGACCTGCTGGGTCGCCGGCGCGTGTTCATGACCGGACTGCTGCTGTTCGCAGGGTCCTCCCTGCTGTGTGGGTTCGCGTGGAGTGGTGACGCGCTGGTCCTCGCACGCGGTCTGCAGGGCGCTGCGGCCGCCGTACTGGCGCCGAGTGCGTTGTCGATCGTGATGACCACCTTCCCGTCCGGTCCGGATCGCAACAAGGCGCTCGGCATCTGGGGCGCGACCAGTGGGGTCGGAGGTACGGCGGGATCGCTGATCGGCGGCCCTGTGACGGACGGACTCGGCTGGCAGTGGATCTTCTTCATCAACGTGCCGGTCTGCGTGCTGGTCTTCGTACTGGCGCCGATGCTGCTGCTCGACAGCCGTGGACCGGGACGCCGCGGTTTCGACGTCACCGGCGCAGTCACAGTGACGACAGCACTCATCGTCCTCGTGTACGCCGTGATCGAGGCACCCGAGTCTTCGGCAACAGGGACCGTAGTGCTCTTCGCCCTCTCGGCACTTCTGTTCGCAGTGTTCGTGCTGGTGGAGAAGAGGTCGGCCGCACCGCTGGTACCGCTGCGGATCTTCCACTCGCGCGCACTGGTCGGCGGCAACCTCATCACGATCGCCTGGGGCCTGGCGGCGTTCGGACTCAACTTCGTCTACACGCAGTACGCCCAACTGGCGTTGGGTGCGTCAGCGGTCCGCTACGGCCTTATGTCCGCCGTACTCGCCGCTGCTGCGGTCGTCGCCTCCATCATCGGCCAGCACCTCGTCACCCGGGTCGGAACGCGATCAGTCGCGTTTGTCTCGCTACTGATCGCCGGAGTCGGTACGACGCTCATGACTCAGCTGACGGTGGGCTCCGGGTACTTCGAGCTGGCCTTCTGGGGCCTGACGATCTTCGGCGCCGGACTGGGCGCCGGTACGGTCGCAGGTTCCATCGCCTCACTCAGTGACGTACCTGGCGAGGACTCGGGTGTCGCGTCCGGACTGCAGAACGCCAGCTTCCAGATCGGCGGTGCGGTCGGCGTCGCAGTGGTCTCCGCGGTAGCGACAGGCAGTATGTCGGGAACCACGCCGACGGATCTGACGCACGGGTACCGGGTCGCGTTCGCAGCTGTGTGGTTCTTCATCGCGATCGGTCTGGCCGGCTGCGGTCTGCTGCTCACGCGCAAGCGCGCGCTCCGGCTCGAGCCAGTGGCGTCATGA
- a CDS encoding ester cyclase — MSTTAGVSAGAIAIRSILIMADGERSDFDELIRPGAVNREGRVEPPECRVGGPAGFYATALWLRTAFDRLAYDIHHVIADGNLVAVNSTMSGRHVAPFVVYTPDGDVDTAFPPTGKMFAITQSHWFRIEDGKVAEHWANRDDLGQAQQLGWVPPTPAYLFRMARAKSHAKRAA, encoded by the coding sequence ATGAGTACGACAGCAGGCGTGTCGGCCGGTGCGATCGCCATCCGCAGCATCCTGATCATGGCCGACGGGGAGCGGTCCGACTTCGACGAGCTGATCCGTCCGGGTGCGGTGAACCGCGAGGGCAGGGTCGAGCCGCCGGAGTGCCGGGTCGGTGGACCGGCCGGCTTCTACGCCACCGCGCTGTGGCTGCGGACCGCGTTCGACCGGCTGGCGTACGACATCCACCATGTCATTGCCGACGGCAACTTGGTGGCGGTGAACTCGACGATGAGCGGGCGGCATGTTGCGCCGTTCGTCGTCTACACCCCCGACGGCGACGTCGACACCGCGTTCCCGCCGACCGGCAAGATGTTCGCGATCACCCAGTCGCACTGGTTCCGGATCGAGGACGGGAAGGTCGCGGAGCACTGGGCCAACCGCGACGACCTCGGCCAGGCGCAGCAGCTCGGGTGGGTGCCACCGACGCCGGCGTACCTGTTCCGGATGGCCCGCGCGAAGTCCCACGCCAAACGAGCGGCATAG
- a CDS encoding RNA polymerase sigma factor, whose translation MNDFEPMLREQAPQVLSALVRHYGHFDLAEEAVQEALLAATQQWPTEGVPDNPRGWLIRVGSRRLTDLLRSESARRRREENAAQLSAPEEFVASGPEIDDPGGRDDTLTLLFLCCHPALSPASQIALTLRAVGGLTTAQIAAAFLVPEATMAQRISRAKRSIKQAGSSFEMPPEAERDERMGAVLHVLYLIFNEGYTASSGTSLHSAELTTEAIRLVRGVRKLLPDDGEMAGLLALMLLTDARRPARTGPEGSLVPLAEQDRSKWNKATIVEGEALVTDALSRSQLGPYQVQAAIAAVHDTAEHADDTDWRQIVALYDVLEQLVDNPMVKLNHAVAVAMAVGPEEGLAVLEPLEADDRMNHRLEAVRAHLLEMSGDVAAARESYLLAARRTTSVPERNYLQSKADRLA comes from the coding sequence GTGAATGACTTCGAGCCGATGCTGCGAGAGCAGGCGCCGCAGGTGCTCAGCGCGCTGGTCCGGCACTACGGCCACTTCGATCTGGCCGAAGAGGCGGTCCAGGAGGCACTCCTCGCGGCCACGCAACAGTGGCCGACCGAGGGCGTGCCGGACAACCCGCGTGGCTGGCTGATCCGGGTCGGGTCGCGCCGACTGACCGATCTGCTCCGCAGCGAGTCGGCGCGACGACGGCGGGAGGAGAATGCGGCCCAGCTCTCCGCACCGGAGGAGTTCGTTGCCTCCGGCCCGGAGATCGACGATCCGGGTGGCCGGGACGACACGCTGACACTCTTGTTCCTCTGCTGCCACCCAGCGCTGTCACCTGCATCGCAGATCGCACTGACGTTGCGTGCCGTGGGTGGTCTCACCACTGCACAGATCGCGGCCGCCTTTCTGGTGCCGGAGGCAACGATGGCGCAGCGGATCAGCCGGGCGAAGCGGAGCATCAAGCAGGCAGGCAGTTCGTTCGAGATGCCGCCCGAAGCGGAGCGGGACGAGCGGATGGGCGCCGTACTGCACGTGCTCTACCTGATCTTCAACGAGGGCTACACGGCGTCATCCGGTACTTCGTTGCACAGTGCGGAGCTCACCACCGAGGCGATCCGGCTCGTGCGCGGTGTGCGGAAGCTCCTGCCGGACGACGGTGAGATGGCGGGGCTGCTGGCGCTGATGCTGCTCACCGACGCGCGCCGTCCCGCGCGGACCGGGCCGGAGGGCTCGCTGGTTCCGCTGGCCGAGCAGGACCGGTCGAAGTGGAACAAGGCGACCATCGTCGAGGGCGAAGCTCTGGTGACCGATGCGCTGTCCCGCTCGCAGCTGGGGCCGTACCAAGTCCAGGCCGCGATCGCTGCAGTGCATGACACGGCTGAGCACGCTGACGACACCGACTGGCGCCAGATCGTCGCGCTGTACGACGTACTCGAGCAGCTGGTCGACAACCCGATGGTGAAGCTCAACCACGCGGTTGCGGTCGCTATGGCGGTCGGTCCGGAGGAGGGCCTCGCCGTACTCGAACCACTCGAGGCTGACGACCGGATGAACCACCGGCTCGAGGCTGTCCGCGCCCATCTGCTCGAGATGTCCGGTGACGTTGCTGCTGCGCGGGAGAGTTATCTGCTGGCGGCCCGGCGTACGACGAGTGTGCCGGAGCGGAACTACTTGCAGTCGAAGGCGGACCGGCTGGCCTGA
- a CDS encoding TetR/AcrR family transcriptional regulator, which yields MDEQLEGRTPRKRRAILVAATTAFLQHGYLGASMDEVAANAGVSKQTVYKQFENKERLFAEIVLGTSDQLLDGLLQAYVDTLEGAADAREALRALAHRLLQSLTADNVLQLRRLVIAEADRFPEVCGAWFNSGFEGSLDALGQALTRLSDRGLLKPLDDPTLAAYQFAGLVMYKPMNRAMFAGTRQRPKPGELENLADQAVEVFLAAYGV from the coding sequence GTGGATGAGCAGCTCGAGGGCCGGACGCCGCGCAAACGCCGCGCGATCCTGGTCGCCGCGACCACGGCGTTCCTCCAGCACGGGTACCTCGGCGCGAGCATGGACGAGGTCGCCGCGAACGCCGGCGTCTCCAAACAGACCGTTTACAAGCAGTTCGAGAACAAGGAGCGCCTGTTCGCCGAGATCGTCCTCGGCACCAGCGACCAGCTGCTGGACGGCCTCCTGCAGGCGTACGTCGACACGCTCGAAGGGGCCGCCGACGCCCGGGAAGCCCTGCGCGCGCTGGCTCATCGGCTGCTCCAGAGCCTGACCGCCGACAACGTGCTGCAACTGCGCCGGCTGGTGATCGCGGAGGCGGACCGTTTCCCCGAGGTCTGCGGGGCCTGGTTCAACAGCGGTTTCGAGGGGTCGCTCGACGCGCTGGGTCAGGCGCTGACGAGATTGAGCGACCGCGGTCTGCTCAAGCCGCTCGACGACCCGACGCTCGCGGCGTACCAGTTCGCCGGACTGGTGATGTACAAGCCGATGAACCGCGCCATGTTCGCCGGCACCCGCCAGCGCCCGAAGCCAGGTGAGCTCGAGAACCTCGCCGACCAGGCAGTCGAGGTTTTCCTCGCTGCGTACGGCGTCTGA
- a CDS encoding SH3 domain-containing protein, translating into MATGSAAALPAQHVKLDPSIASSSLQLSRDTTISRDALRPPISTTSATPKPTASPTAKHLKKQAPIPKPTSAKTRAAADLNAPAPKISGTKYTTTDVNLWSLPLTGLLLDVLPKGTKVSVTGKVDGIWAEVVSDGKSRWVKAQYLSATKPVASVVGAISQAACKSGSAMEEGLTQDAIRVHRAICAMFPDISTYGGLRSGDSGSEHSSGRAVDIMINSSSEGQEIADWLKANYKKLGVSQLIWEQHIWTVQRSSEGWRAMEDRGGATANHMDHVHVSVYGNSGTV; encoded by the coding sequence GTGGCCACCGGATCGGCCGCCGCACTCCCCGCTCAGCACGTCAAGCTCGACCCGTCGATCGCCAGCTCGTCCCTGCAGCTGTCGCGCGACACCACGATCAGCCGGGACGCTCTGCGTCCGCCGATCAGCACCACCTCGGCGACGCCCAAGCCGACGGCCTCCCCGACGGCGAAGCACCTGAAGAAGCAGGCGCCGATCCCGAAGCCGACCTCGGCGAAGACCCGGGCCGCGGCGGACCTGAACGCGCCGGCCCCGAAGATCAGTGGCACGAAGTACACCACCACCGATGTGAACCTCTGGTCGCTCCCGCTCACCGGCCTCCTGCTGGACGTGCTGCCGAAGGGCACCAAGGTCTCGGTCACGGGCAAGGTCGACGGCATCTGGGCCGAGGTCGTCAGCGACGGCAAGTCCCGCTGGGTCAAGGCGCAGTACCTGTCCGCGACCAAGCCGGTCGCGAGCGTCGTCGGCGCCATCTCCCAGGCGGCTTGCAAGTCCGGCTCCGCCATGGAGGAAGGTCTGACCCAGGACGCGATCCGGGTGCACCGGGCGATCTGCGCGATGTTCCCGGACATCTCGACGTACGGCGGTCTGCGGTCCGGTGACAGCGGTTCGGAGCACTCGAGCGGCCGCGCGGTGGACATCATGATCAACAGCTCGTCGGAGGGTCAGGAGATCGCCGACTGGCTGAAGGCGAACTACAAGAAGCTCGGTGTCAGCCAGCTGATCTGGGAGCAGCACATCTGGACGGTGCAGCGCAGCAGCGAAGGCTGGCGCGCGATGGAGGACCGCGGCGGCGCGACCGCGAACCACATGGACCACGTCCACGTGTCCGTCTACGGCAACTCCGGCACGGTCTGA